In the genome of Salinirussus salinus, one region contains:
- a CDS encoding DsrE family protein → MEKIGIIVDSDSPKSLAMAMNLGHTALASETDVLVYFTFDGLTHLLEGEKDRSEIQPLLDEGMPDPYDLLEALVADGGEGVTTVACTTTLDMLAWDQEAIDDSLTTKFAGAATFLEEVEDADQVFSF, encoded by the coding sequence ATGGAGAAAATCGGGATCATCGTCGACAGCGACAGCCCGAAGAGCCTGGCGATGGCGATGAACCTCGGGCACACCGCGCTGGCCTCCGAGACCGACGTGCTCGTCTACTTCACCTTCGACGGGCTGACACACCTGCTGGAGGGCGAGAAGGACCGCTCGGAGATCCAGCCACTGCTGGACGAGGGGATGCCGGACCCCTACGACCTCCTCGAGGCGCTCGTCGCCGACGGGGGCGAGGGCGTCACGACCGTCGCCTGCACCACGACACTCGACATGCTCGCGTGGGACCAGGAGGCCATCGACGACTCCCTGACCACGAAGTTCGCCGGCGCCGCGACCTTCCTCGAGGAAGTCGAGGACGCCGACCAGGTGTTCAGCTTCTGA
- a CDS encoding YgaP family membrane protein produces MDKNVGGLDRTVRLVAGPVLVAVGVAAAAGYLDIGLAGTAGLAVTALLLVAGLIFLVTGTTQKCPANRVVGLDTYDGD; encoded by the coding sequence ATGGACAAGAACGTCGGCGGTCTCGACAGAACGGTACGGCTCGTGGCGGGTCCGGTCCTGGTCGCAGTCGGCGTCGCCGCCGCGGCGGGGTATCTCGACATCGGGCTCGCCGGCACGGCCGGCCTGGCGGTGACGGCGCTGCTCCTCGTCGCAGGGCTGATCTTCCTGGTGACCGGGACGACCCAGAAGTGTCCCGCGAACCGGGTCGTCGGGCTCGACACCTACGACGGCGACTGA
- a CDS encoding DsrE/DsrF/DrsH-like family protein yields the protein MSTDTEPEADADAGPDGDAPSRAELAARVEELEEQLAAATADDGEDGKKMAIIATKGTLDMAYPPLILASTAAAFGYDVTVFHTFWGLDILHEERSKDLKLSSVGNPNMPVPNVVGALPGMDRVTTKMMERRIDDNDTATIEELIETSLEMGVEFQACQMTIELMDYDEENFFDGVRTGVGAATAVQDMAEADIQLLV from the coding sequence ATGAGTACCGACACCGAACCGGAGGCAGACGCCGACGCCGGCCCGGACGGGGACGCTCCCTCCCGGGCGGAGCTCGCCGCACGGGTCGAGGAACTCGAAGAGCAGCTCGCGGCCGCGACCGCCGACGACGGCGAGGACGGAAAGAAGATGGCGATCATCGCCACCAAGGGGACGCTGGACATGGCCTACCCGCCGCTCATCCTCGCCAGCACCGCCGCGGCCTTCGGCTACGACGTGACGGTCTTCCACACCTTCTGGGGGCTGGATATCCTCCACGAGGAGCGCTCGAAGGACCTGAAGCTGAGCTCGGTGGGCAACCCCAACATGCCCGTCCCGAACGTCGTCGGCGCGCTCCCCGGAATGGACCGGGTCACGACGAAGATGATGGAGCGGCGCATCGACGACAACGATACCGCCACCATCGAGGAGCTGATCGAGACCTCCCTGGAGATGGGTGTGGAGTTCCAGGCCTGCCAGATGACAATCGAGCTGATGGACTACGACGAGGAGAACTTCTTCGACGGCGTCAGGACCGGCGTCGGCGCGGCCACCGCCGTCCAGGACATGGCCGAGGCCGACATCCAGCTGCTTGTCTGA
- a CDS encoding inorganic phosphate transporter produces MDLSLLALLLTAGLASLFMAWVIGAGSSGATPFAPAVGANAISTMRAAFVVGVFGFLGAVVQGGNVSEAVGRGLVGGVTLPAAGVIAVLLIGAGLMAVGIHTGYPIATAFTVTGAVVGVGLALGGTPVWAKYQQVGAVWLLTPVVGGGLAYGIASVLPRADAPERVCVPALAGLVGAVLANVDFAGLGPGGEPGSVAGAARRLLAPGSGLVPVAVTLGLALAVAVLVHWDVSRDEAGGLRRVLLALGSLVAFSAGGSQVGLAVGPLLPLMDEVGAVTPAVVLAGGGAGILVGSWTGAPRMIKALARDYSSLGPRRSIAALVPSFLIAQTAVLLGVPVSFNEIVVSAIIGSGAAVGGSGAVSARKLLVTVGAWAGSFGLAFGLGYGAVALSPL; encoded by the coding sequence ATGGACCTCTCTCTCCTCGCCCTGTTGCTGACGGCCGGCCTCGCGAGTCTCTTCATGGCGTGGGTGATCGGCGCCGGGTCGAGCGGCGCGACCCCCTTCGCGCCCGCGGTCGGGGCGAACGCCATCTCGACGATGCGGGCGGCCTTTGTCGTCGGCGTCTTCGGCTTCCTGGGCGCGGTCGTCCAGGGTGGCAACGTCTCCGAGGCCGTCGGCCGCGGGCTCGTCGGCGGGGTCACGCTCCCGGCGGCGGGCGTGATCGCCGTGTTGCTCATCGGTGCCGGGCTCATGGCCGTCGGGATCCACACCGGTTACCCGATCGCGACCGCCTTCACCGTCACCGGCGCCGTCGTCGGCGTCGGCCTGGCGCTCGGGGGCACGCCCGTCTGGGCGAAGTACCAGCAGGTGGGGGCTGTCTGGCTCCTGACGCCGGTCGTCGGCGGCGGACTCGCCTACGGCATCGCCAGCGTCCTCCCCAGGGCGGACGCCCCGGAGCGGGTCTGTGTTCCCGCCCTCGCGGGGCTGGTCGGGGCCGTCCTCGCCAACGTCGACTTCGCCGGCCTCGGCCCCGGCGGGGAACCGGGGTCGGTCGCCGGGGCCGCCCGGCGGCTGCTCGCGCCCGGCAGTGGACTCGTCCCCGTCGCCGTCACCCTCGGGCTGGCGCTCGCGGTCGCGGTCCTCGTCCACTGGGACGTCAGCCGCGACGAGGCCGGCGGGCTCCGGCGCGTGCTCCTGGCGCTCGGCTCGCTCGTGGCCTTCTCCGCGGGGGGGAGCCAGGTCGGGCTCGCCGTCGGTCCCCTGCTCCCCCTGATGGACGAGGTCGGGGCCGTCACCCCGGCGGTCGTCCTCGCCGGCGGGGGTGCCGGGATACTGGTCGGCTCCTGGACCGGCGCCCCGCGCATGATCAAGGCGCTGGCCCGGGACTACTCCTCGCTGGGGCCGCGCCGCTCGATCGCCGCGCTGGTCCCCTCGTTTCTGATCGCCCAGACCGCCGTCCTGCTCGGCGTGCCGGTCTCGTTCAACGAGATCGTCGTCTCGGCGATCATCGGCAGCGGCGCCGCCGTCGGCGGGAGCGGCGCGGTCAGCGCCCGGAAACTCCTCGTGACCGTCGGGGCGTGGGCGGGGTCGTTCGGCCTCGCCTTCGGGCTGGGCTACGGCGCGGTGGCGCTCTCACCGCTGTAG
- a CDS encoding YeeE/YedE family protein, whose translation MAGARDGEGRHPLFMPLVLVGGLVFGFGLAYSHMARPEVVLNFLQFEDFGLVFVMFGGAAVTGVTFFLAPRLLDRAPLTGDGFERRLKSFDRNVLVGGAIFGAGWGLSGICPGAAYASLGVGNVTILWALAGMFLGAYLQGYWRSRTADADPAATSAD comes from the coding sequence ATGGCCGGCGCACGAGACGGCGAGGGCCGGCACCCGCTGTTCATGCCGCTGGTCCTGGTCGGCGGCCTCGTCTTCGGGTTCGGCCTCGCGTACAGCCACATGGCCCGCCCGGAGGTCGTGCTGAACTTCCTCCAGTTCGAGGACTTCGGGCTGGTGTTCGTGATGTTCGGCGGCGCCGCCGTGACCGGGGTGACCTTCTTCCTGGCCCCGCGGCTGCTCGACCGCGCACCGCTGACCGGCGACGGCTTCGAGCGCCGGCTCAAATCCTTCGACCGGAACGTGCTGGTCGGGGGCGCCATCTTCGGGGCCGGCTGGGGGCTGTCGGGGATCTGTCCCGGCGCCGCCTACGCCAGCCTCGGGGTCGGCAACGTCACGATCCTCTGGGCGCTGGCGGGCATGTTCCTCGGCGCCTACCTCCAGGGCTACTGGCGGAGCCGGACGGCCGACGCCGACCCGGCGGCCACGAGCGCCGACTGA
- a CDS encoding DUF7512 family protein — protein sequence MFGLENATGVEGAVLVIGVVLAEAVLLYVGYGLLERLLGPALVDVLRGD from the coding sequence ATGTTCGGGCTTGAGAACGCGACCGGCGTCGAGGGGGCGGTCCTCGTCATCGGTGTCGTCCTGGCCGAGGCGGTTCTCCTGTACGTCGGGTACGGGCTCCTCGAACGGCTGCTGGGGCCGGCGCTGGTCGACGTACTCAGAGGGGACTGA
- a CDS encoding helix-turn-helix domain-containing protein — protein sequence MPDSMSEQLQRDMVCEGLLECFHGLKQLDRECFETLVEADDPLTVDEVAEQVDRERSTAYRAIQRLLQAGFIQKEQVNYDQGGYYHVYRPTDPEKIADDMQRLLNDWYAKMGQLIQEFETKYGQRERSAPPAES from the coding sequence ATGCCGGATTCGATGTCAGAGCAACTCCAGCGGGACATGGTGTGTGAGGGGCTTCTCGAGTGTTTCCACGGGCTCAAACAGCTCGACAGGGAGTGTTTCGAGACGCTCGTGGAGGCCGACGACCCGCTGACCGTCGACGAGGTCGCCGAGCAGGTCGACCGCGAACGCTCGACCGCCTACCGGGCCATCCAGCGGCTGCTTCAGGCGGGGTTCATCCAGAAGGAACAGGTCAACTACGACCAGGGCGGCTACTACCACGTCTACCGGCCCACCGACCCCGAGAAGATCGCCGACGACATGCAGCGCCTGCTCAACGACTGGTACGCCAAGATGGGCCAGCTGATCCAGGAGTTCGAGACCAAATACGGGCAACGCGAGCGCTCCGCCCCGCCCGCCGAGAGCTGA
- a CDS encoding DUF1641 domain-containing protein: MSGPDGPDAETDAHDGNDPALEGTDLDGDLEAAIAENPEAVAAFVRRLDAVNELLDVLALGESALDDEMVRELAGTTATLAESADGLATEETVGLAEAVGENGAELQAALDSLLALQRSGTLEELVEIADVLSLATAALDDEMVRELASTGASLGELADTAADEDTRAGVETLLAGLGEAEREPPERVGLIGLAKASRDPDLQYGLGYILSLARALGRARAEPTETGA; this comes from the coding sequence ATGTCCGGGCCCGACGGACCCGACGCCGAGACGGACGCTCACGACGGCAACGACCCCGCCCTCGAGGGGACCGACCTCGATGGGGACCTGGAGGCGGCCATCGCCGAGAACCCCGAGGCCGTCGCCGCGTTCGTCCGCCGGCTCGACGCGGTCAACGAACTGCTCGACGTCCTCGCGCTCGGCGAGAGCGCGCTCGACGACGAGATGGTCCGCGAGCTGGCCGGGACGACCGCCACGCTCGCCGAGTCCGCCGACGGGCTCGCCACCGAGGAGACCGTCGGGCTGGCCGAGGCCGTCGGGGAGAACGGCGCGGAGCTCCAGGCGGCGCTCGACTCGCTTCTGGCCCTGCAGCGCAGCGGCACGCTGGAGGAACTGGTCGAGATCGCGGACGTCCTCTCGCTCGCGACCGCCGCGCTGGACGACGAGATGGTCCGCGAACTCGCGTCGACCGGCGCCTCCCTCGGCGAACTCGCCGACACGGCCGCCGACGAGGACACCCGGGCGGGCGTCGAGACGCTGCTCGCGGGGCTGGGCGAGGCCGAGCGCGAGCCCCCCGAGCGGGTCGGGCTCATCGGGCTGGCGAAAGCCTCCCGGGACCCCGACCTCCAGTACGGCCTGGGGTACATTCTCTCGCTCGCCCGCGCGCTCGGTCGCGCCCGCGCGGAGCCGACCGAGACGGGCGCGTAG
- a CDS encoding sulfurtransferase TusA family protein, with amino-acid sequence MTELTDAVDAEPDETVDARGAACPGPLMDLIGRIRGVDSGTVVALLSDNDQSLTDVPEWIEEAGNELLGVEQREDHYAFYVEKA; translated from the coding sequence ATGACTGAACTCACCGACGCCGTGGATGCCGAGCCGGACGAGACCGTCGACGCCCGCGGGGCGGCCTGTCCCGGCCCGCTGATGGACCTCATCGGGCGGATCCGGGGTGTCGACTCCGGGACGGTCGTGGCGCTGTTGAGCGACAACGACCAGTCGCTCACCGACGTCCCGGAGTGGATCGAGGAGGCCGGCAACGAGCTGCTCGGGGTCGAACAGCGCGAGGACCACTACGCCTTCTACGTGGAGAAGGCATGA
- a CDS encoding YeeE/YedE family protein, producing the protein MTDPVLLQAAADLFPNGIARYAVGGLFVGLGAAVIYLGTGISAGASTFLESTLSYVSGRARFQRYVRSRDWRLVFTLGIVLGAGVYAVAFQGGAWLTDVQPWRLLVGGVFVGIGTRVGKGCTSGHGVCGVGSASKTSIAGVITFILVAILTAQLVAALGVSP; encoded by the coding sequence GTGACTGACCCAGTCCTGCTCCAGGCCGCCGCCGACCTCTTTCCCAACGGGATCGCCCGGTACGCGGTCGGCGGGCTGTTCGTCGGGCTCGGGGCGGCGGTCATCTACCTCGGGACCGGCATCAGCGCCGGCGCGAGCACCTTCCTCGAGTCGACGCTGTCCTACGTCTCCGGCCGGGCCCGGTTCCAGCGGTACGTCCGCTCGCGGGACTGGCGGCTCGTGTTCACCCTCGGGATCGTCCTGGGCGCCGGCGTCTACGCCGTCGCCTTCCAGGGTGGCGCGTGGCTGACCGACGTCCAGCCCTGGCGGCTGCTGGTCGGCGGCGTCTTCGTCGGCATCGGTACCCGCGTCGGGAAGGGCTGTACCTCCGGCCACGGGGTCTGTGGCGTCGGCTCGGCGTCGAAGACGTCGATCGCCGGCGTCATCACGTTCATCCTGGTCGCCATCCTGACGGCCCAGCTCGTCGCTGCCCTGGGGGTGAGCCCCTGA
- a CDS encoding NAD(P)/FAD-dependent oxidoreductase, giving the protein MTEHVVIVGGGTGGTVLANDLADRLGPELEAGDVRVTLVNDDPDHVYKPVWLYVPFGQREPEDGRRPLSELVDDAVDLRVDRVTALDTDAQRLQYRDGSPESYDYLVLATGSTLAPDRIPGLAEGGHDYYSESGATALREELLSFTEGHLVLSVIGTPHMCPAAPLEFVFMADDWFRERGLREDVEITYTYPIQRVHGNPHIAEWARPLMDDRDIAVETFFNAETVDPEARTVSSMEGTDLEYDLLVGIPPHAGVDLVAEAGLGDDGWVDVDKHTLEAEGAEHVYALGDTAATGVPNAGSVAHYQAGVVGQRLASELRGRPATATYDGKTLCFIETGMDAASFVEFDYENPPSPAPPSQKLHWSKLAYNESYWLTARGLL; this is encoded by the coding sequence ATGACCGAGCACGTCGTCATCGTCGGCGGCGGGACCGGCGGGACGGTCCTGGCCAACGACCTCGCCGACCGGCTCGGCCCCGAACTCGAGGCCGGCGACGTCCGGGTCACGCTGGTCAACGACGACCCCGACCACGTCTACAAGCCGGTGTGGCTGTACGTCCCGTTCGGCCAGCGCGAGCCCGAAGACGGGCGGCGGCCGCTCTCGGAGCTGGTCGACGACGCCGTCGACCTCCGGGTCGACCGGGTGACGGCGCTGGACACCGACGCCCAGCGCCTGCAGTACCGCGACGGCTCCCCGGAATCGTACGACTACCTCGTGCTCGCGACGGGGTCGACGCTGGCGCCCGACCGGATCCCCGGCCTCGCCGAAGGGGGCCACGACTACTACAGCGAGTCCGGCGCCACCGCCCTCCGCGAGGAGCTGCTCTCCTTCACCGAGGGCCACCTCGTGTTGAGCGTCATCGGCACGCCACACATGTGTCCGGCCGCGCCGCTCGAGTTCGTGTTCATGGCCGACGACTGGTTCCGCGAGCGCGGGCTCCGCGAGGACGTCGAGATCACCTACACCTATCCCATCCAGCGGGTCCACGGCAACCCCCACATCGCCGAGTGGGCCCGCCCGCTGATGGACGACCGCGACATCGCCGTGGAGACCTTCTTCAACGCCGAGACGGTCGACCCCGAGGCGCGGACGGTCAGCTCGATGGAGGGGACCGACCTCGAGTACGACCTCCTGGTGGGGATCCCGCCCCACGCCGGCGTCGACCTCGTCGCCGAGGCGGGGCTGGGCGACGACGGCTGGGTCGACGTCGACAAACACACCCTCGAGGCCGAGGGCGCCGAGCACGTCTACGCGCTGGGGGACACGGCGGCGACCGGCGTCCCGAACGCCGGCAGCGTCGCCCACTACCAGGCCGGCGTGGTCGGGCAACGGCTCGCCAGCGAGCTCCGCGGGCGGCCGGCGACGGCCACCTACGACGGGAAGACGCTGTGTTTCATCGAGACCGGGATGGACGCGGCCTCCTTCGTGGAGTTCGACTACGAGAACCCGCCGTCGCCGGCACCCCCCTCACAGAAGCTCCACTGGTCGAAACTCGCCTACAACGAGTCCTACTGGCTCACCGCACGGGGGTTGCTCTGA
- a CDS encoding sulfite exporter TauE/SafE family protein — translation MELFGVALSLLALFAGFGVLIGLLFGFFGMGGSFLVTPALIVMGYDTSVAVASGLAFVFATSVIATLKHRDLGQVDYKLGVLMIAGTTAGIEVGKVGLHWLEGLGLANTVVSVVYIGLLGGIGVFITYTAVRGGGGGISHDAEAEADADDIPDIAKTIQSYRVPPMMRLRGGIRVSLWMILGVAFATGLLSGFLGVGGGFIRMPALFYLIGVPVPIAVGTDLFEIVFSGGIGSFLYAIDGAVDLTIVVPLLAGSALGARLGAAATSIVDEDEIKVYFGVMLLLGAVAVAVREIGGLIDAPVLQLVSLVIILGAAALVSGAVVVSSVRELRAETTTPTRAPD, via the coding sequence ATGGAGCTATTCGGTGTCGCGCTCTCGTTGCTGGCGCTGTTTGCCGGATTCGGCGTGCTGATCGGGCTCCTCTTCGGCTTCTTCGGCATGGGGGGCTCGTTCCTGGTCACGCCTGCACTGATCGTGATGGGCTACGACACCAGCGTCGCGGTCGCCTCCGGGCTCGCGTTCGTGTTCGCCACGTCGGTGATCGCGACGCTCAAACACCGGGATCTGGGTCAGGTCGACTACAAGCTCGGCGTGCTCATGATCGCCGGGACGACCGCGGGGATCGAGGTCGGGAAAGTCGGGCTCCACTGGCTCGAGGGGCTCGGGCTCGCGAACACCGTCGTCAGCGTCGTCTACATCGGCCTGCTCGGCGGCATCGGCGTGTTCATCACCTACACCGCGGTGCGGGGTGGCGGTGGCGGCATCAGCCACGACGCCGAGGCGGAGGCCGACGCCGACGACATCCCCGACATCGCGAAGACGATCCAGTCCTACCGGGTCCCGCCGATGATGCGCCTCCGTGGCGGGATCAGGGTCTCCCTGTGGATGATCCTCGGGGTCGCGTTCGCGACGGGCCTGCTCTCCGGCTTCCTCGGGGTCGGCGGCGGGTTCATCCGGATGCCCGCGCTGTTTTATCTCATCGGCGTGCCGGTCCCCATCGCGGTCGGGACCGACCTCTTCGAGATCGTCTTCTCGGGCGGGATCGGGAGCTTCCTGTACGCCATCGACGGCGCGGTCGACCTCACCATCGTCGTCCCGCTTCTGGCCGGGAGCGCGCTCGGTGCCCGCCTGGGTGCCGCCGCGACCAGTATCGTCGACGAGGACGAGATCAAGGTGTACTTCGGCGTGATGCTCCTGCTCGGGGCAGTGGCCGTCGCCGTCCGCGAGATAGGCGGGCTCATCGACGCGCCCGTCCTCCAGCTCGTCTCGCTCGTGATCATCCTCGGGGCGGCCGCGCTCGTCTCCGGCGCCGTCGTCGTCAGCTCCGTCCGCGAACTGCGGGCCGAGACGACCACACCGACCCGCGCCCCCGACTGA
- a CDS encoding sulfurtransferase TusA family protein produces MSAEFDIAETLDVKGASCPMPVVKTKSATDGLAEGEVLEVLATDPGSMSDIDGWASGTDGVKLLDQVEGEDVYKHYVRKTE; encoded by the coding sequence ATGAGTGCAGAATTCGACATCGCGGAGACGCTCGACGTGAAGGGTGCATCGTGTCCCATGCCAGTGGTGAAGACGAAGTCCGCCACGGACGGCCTCGCCGAGGGGGAGGTGCTGGAGGTGCTCGCGACCGACCCCGGCAGCATGAGCGACATCGACGGCTGGGCGTCCGGGACGGACGGCGTCAAGCTGCTCGACCAGGTGGAGGGCGAGGACGTGTACAAACACTACGTGCGCAAGACCGAGTGA
- a CDS encoding universal stress protein — MRAVYATDLSAASEAAIENETCLECLERVGVDTVHLVTVVPSNVHAGMPGMGLEKRRRQGLDRYRNVMEAAGFEVETHVVRGTPYRRINGVAGTVHADMTIVGSRGQSPLANRVIGSTARNLARTTVAPLLVNRVERDVDDPELLREHLFQRMLYATDFSENAQRAFDAFSYLRHATQEATLVHVESPKDDADVDAETRLGELADTLEGWDIDTDIRVRQGSPAEEILAVEEAVTPTTTLVGSRGQSRLRRLMLGSVSEDLVARARGNVYLVPPPRTA, encoded by the coding sequence ATGAGGGCAGTGTACGCGACAGACCTCTCGGCGGCGAGTGAAGCGGCGATCGAGAACGAGACCTGCCTGGAGTGTCTCGAGCGGGTCGGCGTCGATACGGTCCACCTGGTGACGGTCGTTCCCTCGAACGTCCACGCGGGGATGCCGGGGATGGGGCTCGAGAAGCGCCGCCGGCAGGGGCTCGACCGCTACCGGAACGTGATGGAGGCGGCGGGCTTCGAGGTCGAGACCCACGTCGTCCGCGGGACGCCGTACCGCCGGATCAACGGGGTGGCGGGGACGGTCCACGCCGACATGACCATCGTCGGCTCCCGGGGGCAGAGCCCGCTCGCGAACCGCGTGATCGGCTCGACGGCTCGAAATCTCGCGCGGACGACCGTCGCGCCGCTTCTGGTCAACCGTGTCGAGCGCGACGTGGACGACCCCGAGCTGCTCCGGGAGCACCTGTTCCAGCGGATGCTGTACGCGACCGACTTCTCGGAGAACGCACAGCGGGCCTTCGACGCGTTCTCGTATCTCCGGCACGCCACCCAGGAGGCGACGCTGGTCCACGTCGAGTCGCCGAAAGACGACGCCGACGTGGACGCCGAGACCCGGCTCGGGGAGCTGGCCGACACCCTCGAAGGGTGGGACATCGACACCGACATCCGGGTCCGACAGGGGAGTCCCGCCGAGGAGATCCTCGCGGTCGAGGAGGCGGTCACACCCACGACGACGCTGGTGGGGTCACGCGGGCAGAGCCGGCTCCGGCGACTGATGCTCGGGAGCGTCTCCGAGGACCTGGTGGCGCGGGCACGGGGGAACGTCTACCTGGTCCCGCCGCCGCGGACGGCCTGA
- a CDS encoding MBL fold metallo-hydrolase, producing the protein MDAEDFPTPDVPVDTVAPEALRDRIDNGEDVFLLDARMNSEYEEWHIEGETVESVNVPYFEFLDEEIDDETLEQVPADRTVTVVCAKGGASEYVAGRLVERGYDVEHLTEGMNGWATIYDAVEVTGYEGRGTLLQYQRPSSGCLGYLLYDGDEAAVIDPLRAFADRYLEDAADLGVDLVYALDTHIHADHISGVRDLDAEGVEGVIPAAAVDRGVTYADELTTAADGETFAVGDATIEAVHTPGHTTGMTSYLVDDSFLATGDGLFVESVARPDLEEGDEGAPDAARQLYETIQERILPLPEETLVGGAHFSDAAEPAADGTYTAPLGALVEEMDALTMDEDEFVDLILSDMPPRPANYGEIIATNLGQESVDDEEAFTLELGPNNCAASQESLAGD; encoded by the coding sequence ATGGACGCTGAGGATTTCCCGACTCCGGACGTGCCGGTCGACACGGTCGCTCCGGAAGCGCTTCGAGACCGCATCGACAACGGCGAGGACGTGTTCCTCCTCGACGCCCGGATGAACTCCGAGTACGAGGAGTGGCACATCGAGGGCGAGACCGTCGAGTCGGTCAACGTCCCGTACTTCGAGTTCCTCGACGAGGAGATCGACGACGAGACCCTCGAGCAGGTCCCTGCGGACCGCACCGTGACCGTCGTCTGCGCGAAAGGCGGCGCCAGCGAGTACGTCGCGGGCCGGCTCGTCGAGCGCGGCTACGACGTCGAGCACCTCACGGAGGGAATGAACGGCTGGGCGACCATCTACGACGCCGTCGAGGTCACCGGCTACGAGGGGAGGGGGACGCTCCTGCAGTACCAGCGCCCCTCCTCGGGCTGTCTGGGCTACCTGCTGTACGACGGCGACGAGGCCGCGGTCATCGACCCGCTGCGCGCGTTCGCCGACCGCTACCTCGAGGACGCCGCCGACCTGGGCGTCGACCTCGTCTACGCCCTGGACACCCACATCCACGCCGACCACATCTCGGGCGTGCGCGACCTGGACGCCGAGGGCGTGGAGGGAGTCATCCCCGCGGCCGCGGTCGACCGCGGCGTCACCTACGCCGACGAGCTGACGACCGCCGCCGACGGCGAGACCTTCGCGGTCGGCGACGCGACCATCGAGGCGGTCCACACCCCCGGCCACACCACCGGGATGACCTCCTACCTCGTCGACGACAGCTTCCTCGCCACGGGTGACGGGCTGTTCGTCGAGAGCGTCGCCCGGCCCGACCTCGAGGAGGGCGACGAGGGCGCTCCCGACGCCGCCCGCCAGCTCTACGAAACCATCCAGGAGCGGATCCTCCCGCTGCCAGAGGAGACGCTGGTGGGTGGCGCCCACTTCAGCGACGCCGCCGAGCCCGCCGCCGACGGCACCTACACGGCACCGCTTGGCGCGCTCGTCGAGGAGATGGACGCGCTCACGATGGACGAGGACGAGTTCGTCGACCTGATCCTCTCGGACATGCCGCCCCGGCCGGCCAACTACGGGGAGATCATCGCCACGAATCTCGGCCAGGAGTCGGTCGACGACGAGGAGGCCTTCACCCTCGAACTCGGCCCGAACAACTGCGCGGCCAGCCAGGAATCGCTGGCCGGTGACTGA
- the trxA gene encoding thioredoxin, translating to MTEDIEEIRRQKMEELRNRAGDGGDSGDGGAGEQSPSEPVHVDGQADLDGFVADHGVVLADFYADWCGPCKMLEPVVESVASETDAAVAKVDVDANQGLAAEYGVRGVPTLVLFADGEPVERLVGMQEEARLRSLVESHA from the coding sequence ATGACCGAGGACATCGAGGAGATCCGCCGACAGAAGATGGAGGAGCTCCGCAACCGGGCAGGCGACGGCGGCGACAGCGGCGACGGAGGGGCGGGCGAGCAGTCCCCGTCCGAGCCGGTCCACGTCGACGGGCAGGCGGACCTGGACGGCTTCGTCGCCGACCACGGCGTCGTGTTGGCGGACTTCTACGCGGACTGGTGTGGGCCGTGCAAGATGCTCGAGCCGGTCGTCGAGTCGGTCGCGTCCGAGACCGACGCGGCCGTCGCGAAGGTCGACGTCGACGCCAACCAGGGGCTCGCGGCCGAGTACGGCGTCCGCGGCGTGCCCACGCTCGTCCTGTTCGCGGACGGCGAGCCGGTCGAGCGTCTCGTCGGGATGCAGGAGGAGGCGCGCCTCCGCTCGCTCGTCGAGAGCCACGCCTGA